A genomic segment from Thermodesulfatator atlanticus DSM 21156 encodes:
- the tatC gene encoding twin-arginine translocase subunit TatC, whose amino-acid sequence MSAELIHDKELPLTEHLAELRDRIIKSLLAVVVCAAICYWQIDRVLYFLLAPLLPILHEENAKVIFTAYQEAFFSYIKLALIAGAMLASPFILFQAWRFVAPGLYEHERRFALPMVLFSCVAFLGGAAFAYFIVFPKAFLFLATFAGPDLRLIPTLKDYLSFSLRLMAVFGIAFQVPVALTVASRLGLITAKQLKGFRRYAILGAFILAAILTPTPDIVNQLFLAIPLVLLYEFSIFLVALVGK is encoded by the coding sequence TTGAGTGCGGAGCTTATCCACGACAAGGAATTACCTTTAACCGAGCATTTAGCAGAGCTTCGTGACCGCATTATCAAAAGCCTGCTGGCGGTGGTAGTTTGTGCGGCTATTTGCTACTGGCAGATAGACCGGGTGCTTTATTTTTTGCTAGCGCCACTTTTGCCCATACTTCATGAAGAAAATGCCAAAGTGATTTTTACCGCTTACCAGGAAGCCTTTTTTAGCTATATCAAACTTGCGTTAATTGCTGGGGCCATGTTGGCAAGCCCCTTTATTCTTTTCCAGGCCTGGCGCTTTGTGGCCCCAGGGCTTTACGAACACGAAAGGCGCTTTGCCCTTCCTATGGTGCTTTTTTCTTGTGTAGCTTTTTTGGGTGGGGCAGCTTTTGCCTATTTTATTGTTTTTCCCAAGGCTTTTCTTTTCTTGGCAACCTTTGCCGGCCCAGATTTGCGTCTTATTCCAACCCTCAAAGACTATCTCAGCTTTTCGCTACGTCTTATGGCGGTCTTTGGTATAGCTTTTCAGGTGCCTGTGGCCCTTACCGTGGCCTCGCGCTTAGGCCTGATAACTGCCAAGCAACTTAAGGGATTTAGGCGCTATGCCATTTTGGGTGCTTTTATTCTGGCCGCTATCCTTACCCCAACCCCTGACATCGTGAACCAGCTCTTTTTGGCTATTCCTTTGGTGCTTCTTTACGAATTCAGCATTTTTCTGGTAGCATTAGTAGGTAAGTAA
- a CDS encoding nucleotidyltransferase family protein: protein MEKRAFVLAAGKGERLLPYTRYVPKPLFRILGRPLLELILDELRRTGFRTVGINAYHLAHKLKAFLSAYQDKHPELKIKLYEEKELLGPTGALYGARDFFASETLVINADIVTNFPYETLFSAHKRFGGEATLLLMRTPRAKNVLVSQERLIGFAPNEDAYTFCGLQVVTPAFVARIREGDRDLVPTYTRLLNEGVKINCQVVSGFYWQDIGTISAYLQVHEDLLKKRAVISGISPPASPFVFPEKELPKGVSFEDWVFLEKGVELKPETKLKRVVAWEGASIPSGKHTDTLFIPEEVL, encoded by the coding sequence GTGGAAAAGCGGGCTTTTGTATTAGCGGCCGGCAAGGGAGAAAGGCTCCTTCCCTACACTCGGTACGTTCCTAAACCTCTTTTCCGTATCCTTGGCCGACCGCTTCTTGAACTTATCCTGGACGAACTTCGCCGCACAGGTTTTCGCACTGTCGGAATAAACGCTTATCACCTAGCCCATAAACTCAAGGCGTTTCTTTCAGCATATCAGGATAAACATCCCGAACTGAAAATTAAGCTTTACGAAGAAAAAGAACTCCTGGGGCCGACCGGGGCACTTTATGGAGCAAGAGACTTCTTTGCATCAGAAACGCTCGTGATAAATGCTGATATTGTTACCAATTTTCCATACGAAACTTTGTTTTCTGCCCATAAAAGGTTTGGGGGTGAAGCAACATTGCTTTTAATGCGTACTCCCCGGGCCAAAAACGTTTTAGTCTCACAGGAAAGACTAATTGGTTTTGCTCCTAACGAAGATGCTTATACTTTTTGTGGTCTCCAGGTGGTAACACCAGCTTTTGTGGCAAGGATCCGTGAAGGAGATCGGGATCTTGTGCCCACCTATACCAGGCTACTAAACGAAGGAGTTAAGATAAACTGCCAGGTAGTAAGTGGCTTTTACTGGCAAGACATCGGGACTATTTCCGCCTACCTTCAGGTGCACGAAGACCTTTTAAAGAAAAGAGCTGTTATTTCGGGGATTTCTCCTCCTGCCTCTCCCTTTGTTTTCCCTGAAAAGGAACTTCCCAAGGGAGTCTCCTTTGAGGATTGGGTTTTTCTTGAAAAAGGCGTGGAGCTTAAGCCCGAAACTAAACTTAAGCGTGTAGTAGCCTGGGAAGGGGCAAGCATTCCTTCCGGCAAGCATACGGATACTCTGTTTATCCCTGAGGAAGTTTTGTGA
- the tatA gene encoding twin-arginine translocase TatA/TatE family subunit, with amino-acid sequence MFGLGTQELLIILLIALVLFGANRLPEIGAGLGKGIRAFKDSLKEEETKEEIEKKA; translated from the coding sequence ATGTTTGGCCTAGGTACACAAGAGCTTTTAATTATTCTTTTGATTGCTTTGGTCCTTTTTGGAGCAAATAGGCTTCCTGAGATCGGAGCTGGCCTAGGAAAAGGTATTCGCGCCTTTAAAGACAGCTTAAAAGAAGAAGAGACCAAAGAAGAAATCGAGAAAAAAGCCTAA
- a CDS encoding ABC transporter permease, translating to MSGFISLSPFDLALAAGFVFLAAILSFLLRLGVAKRLLIAATRTVIQLSLVGFVLKTVFGLDNPLFVLGLLFFMTLVAGREASARSRRRYAHMILDTTISMASVAFVIGAVVTQIIIDVKPWYHPQYVIPLLGMLLGNSLNGVSLALDTFLDYVVSRRSEIELFLAYGADRNEALQNALRAAVRRGLVPIINSMSVAGVVSLPGMMTGQILAGAPPLQAVAYQILVMFMLAGSYSLGATSVVFLAGKRLFGRELRLRREILS from the coding sequence GTGAGCGGTTTCATTTCACTTTCTCCTTTTGATCTTGCCCTGGCTGCCGGATTTGTATTTCTTGCCGCGATACTTTCTTTTTTGTTACGCCTTGGCGTAGCAAAAAGGCTCCTTATTGCAGCAACCCGCACGGTGATTCAACTCTCCCTGGTGGGTTTTGTGCTCAAAACCGTCTTTGGGCTTGATAATCCCCTTTTCGTTCTTGGACTTTTATTTTTTATGACGCTTGTAGCAGGGAGAGAGGCTTCAGCACGCTCCCGCAGGCGCTATGCACACATGATCCTTGACACCACCATCTCCATGGCAAGCGTGGCCTTTGTCATCGGCGCTGTTGTTACGCAAATCATCATTGACGTAAAACCCTGGTATCATCCCCAGTATGTTATTCCCCTTTTGGGCATGCTCCTTGGAAACTCGTTAAACGGGGTTTCCCTTGCTCTTGATACGTTTCTTGACTATGTAGTTAGCCGCCGCAGTGAAATAGAACTTTTTTTGGCCTACGGGGCTGATAGAAACGAAGCCCTGCAAAATGCTTTGCGTGCAGCGGTAAGACGCGGCCTGGTACCCATTATCAACTCCATGTCAGTGGCAGGGGTTGTCTCGCTTCCTGGCATGATGACCGGACAAATCCTTGCAGGCGCCCCGCCCCTTCAGGCAGTGGCCTACCAGATACTCGTCATGTTTATGCTTGCAGGTTCTTACTCTCTAGGGGCTACCAGTGTGGTTTTTCTTGCAGGAAAAAGGCTCTTTGGCCGCGAACTCCGCCTAAGAAGAGAAATTCTTAGCTAA
- a CDS encoding transketolase — MLKIDVTKKRLDTEEVKTLEEMWRRAARRVILATTLAGCGHPGGSLSSLHMLLLLYALIEHDPKNPRFPERDRVVISHGHISPGVYAVLCEYGYFPEEPFLMEFRRAGSAFGGHVEQSVPGVEWNTGNLGQGLSAACGMARALKLKGLERRVFCVMGDGEQQKGQVIEARRFAVKFGLNNLCALIDYNRLQIGGRIYRVMPQDIAQEIKATYWNVIEANGHDFNELYQALRRVITGEVLCPEKPTAILAQTTMGKGISFMEDDEKWHGMALPPDLAREALKELGFDPQELDILLEKRKSYPISFPHFPHDPEPVEVETGEPILYGPDVKTDCRSAYGKALLSLAELNNKENMPPKVLGITCDLEGSVKMSAFRKASPQAFHEVGIQEHHAATVAGALSKEGFLTFFSTFGVFAVDETINQHRLNVLNKTALKIVATHCGLDVGEDGPTHQCVDYLGLLLNLLGLEIYFPADPNQTDRIIRYVAKSRGNVFVGMGRSKLPIITDEEGKPFFGKDYVFIPGKADLLRKGDAATIIAFGSVMPEVMKAWEVLKQEGVSVAVVNMATLRPLDEEAICEAAKRGPIMVVEDHVVESGLGSLVAKTIAKHGLVAKLSLKGVTRYGSSGKPQDLYKEQGLDAASLVKAMKELIA; from the coding sequence ACTACCCTTGCTGGCTGTGGGCACCCTGGTGGCTCTCTTTCTTCTCTCCACATGTTGCTTCTCCTTTATGCCTTGATTGAACATGATCCTAAAAACCCCCGCTTTCCAGAAAGAGACCGGGTGGTAATAAGCCATGGTCACATAAGCCCTGGGGTTTATGCTGTTCTTTGCGAATATGGTTATTTTCCCGAAGAGCCTTTTCTTATGGAGTTTCGCAGGGCTGGTTCTGCCTTTGGTGGCCATGTGGAACAATCTGTTCCCGGGGTAGAGTGGAACACCGGAAACCTTGGCCAGGGGCTTTCTGCTGCCTGTGGTATGGCTCGGGCCTTAAAACTAAAAGGCCTTGAGCGTCGGGTCTTTTGCGTCATGGGGGATGGTGAGCAACAAAAGGGCCAGGTAATAGAAGCCAGACGCTTTGCCGTAAAATTTGGCCTGAACAATCTTTGCGCCCTGATAGACTACAACCGGCTTCAAATCGGCGGACGTATCTACCGGGTGATGCCCCAGGATATTGCCCAGGAAATCAAAGCCACTTATTGGAACGTCATCGAAGCAAACGGCCATGACTTTAATGAGCTTTACCAGGCCTTAAGACGCGTGATTACCGGCGAGGTGCTCTGTCCGGAAAAGCCAACAGCCATACTTGCCCAAACCACCATGGGCAAAGGGATTTCTTTTATGGAAGACGACGAAAAATGGCACGGTATGGCGCTGCCACCTGACCTAGCCAGAGAAGCCCTCAAAGAGCTTGGCTTTGACCCACAGGAGCTTGATATCCTTCTTGAGAAAAGAAAAAGCTACCCGATTTCTTTTCCGCATTTTCCGCATGATCCAGAGCCGGTTGAGGTTGAAACTGGTGAGCCTATTCTTTACGGCCCCGATGTTAAGACTGACTGTCGTTCTGCCTATGGAAAAGCGCTTCTTTCCCTTGCGGAGTTAAACAACAAAGAAAATATGCCTCCGAAAGTCCTTGGGATAACTTGTGACCTTGAAGGCTCGGTTAAGATGTCTGCCTTTCGCAAGGCCTCACCTCAAGCCTTTCACGAAGTTGGTATCCAGGAGCACCATGCCGCTACGGTAGCAGGAGCCCTTTCCAAGGAAGGATTCCTTACGTTCTTTTCCACTTTTGGTGTTTTTGCGGTTGATGAAACCATCAACCAGCACCGTTTAAACGTGCTCAACAAAACCGCTTTAAAAATAGTCGCTACCCATTGTGGGCTTGACGTGGGAGAAGACGGCCCTACGCACCAGTGTGTGGATTATCTTGGCCTGCTTCTTAATCTCCTTGGTCTTGAGATATATTTTCCTGCTGATCCCAACCAGACCGACCGTATTATCCGCTACGTGGCTAAAAGCCGCGGAAATGTCTTTGTAGGTATGGGGCGTTCCAAGCTCCCGATTATTACCGATGAAGAAGGAAAGCCCTTCTTTGGGAAAGACTATGTCTTTATCCCAGGGAAGGCTGACCTTTTGCGTAAAGGTGATGCCGCAACCATTATCGCCTTTGGTTCGGTAATGCCAGAAGTGATGAAGGCCTGGGAAGTCTTGAAGCAAGAAGGCGTTTCCGTGGCTGTGGTGAACATGGCAACTCTCCGTCCCCTTGATGAAGAGGCTATTTGTGAGGCTGCAAAACGCGGACCGATTATGGTGGTGGAAGACCATGTAGTAGAATCAGGCTTAGGAAGCCTGGTGGCCAAAACCATTGCTAAACACGGACTTGTCGCAAAGCTCAGTCTAAAAGGGGTTACCCGTTATGGCTCTTCAGGAAAACCCCAAGACCTTTACAAGGAACAGGGTCTTGATGCAGCATCCCTTGTGAAAGCCATGAAGGAGCTCATTGCTTGA
- a CDS encoding aminoglycoside phosphotransferase family protein produces MKEIIDFFVQEKIAYEEIIPLKGDGSARKFFRVKTHVESFVLILPQEGHFGLKEARSYVLIGNFLKKAGVPVPKIFAYHEETGIILVEDLGDIRFQDLPPYERFELFPEVFEVLKRFSEISVCFPRTFVLETLFYDEKLMWEREALYFLDFFVKKYLRQKDTAALLPVLKMLWERCRKKLREDNLLHRDFQARNIMVKGGRIFLIDFQGLRLGPGAYDLASFLIDPYQGLSQGERNYWLKYFQRNFSQAPSEEEFICFALFRNFQILGAFAKLTLLGKTWFATYIPHAVKTLKELLAFFPESKPLSEFLAKNFSS; encoded by the coding sequence GTGAAAGAGATAATTGATTTTTTTGTCCAAGAAAAAATCGCCTACGAAGAAATTATCCCTTTAAAGGGAGATGGTTCAGCGCGCAAGTTTTTCCGCGTTAAAACCCACGTGGAAAGTTTTGTTTTGATTCTCCCTCAGGAAGGCCATTTTGGGCTAAAAGAGGCGCGGTCTTACGTACTTATTGGGAACTTTTTAAAAAAAGCAGGAGTGCCTGTCCCCAAAATCTTCGCTTATCACGAAGAGACAGGCATCATTCTCGTAGAAGACCTTGGTGATATTAGGTTCCAGGATCTCCCCCCTTACGAACGCTTTGAGCTGTTTCCTGAGGTGTTTGAGGTGCTTAAGCGTTTTTCAGAGATAAGTGTTTGTTTCCCGCGCACTTTTGTGCTTGAGACCCTTTTTTACGATGAGAAGCTCATGTGGGAGCGCGAAGCCCTTTATTTTTTGGATTTTTTTGTGAAAAAATACCTTCGGCAAAAAGATACAGCCGCGCTTTTACCAGTGCTTAAAATGCTTTGGGAAAGATGCCGTAAAAAGCTACGGGAAGACAACCTTCTTCATCGCGATTTTCAGGCCCGAAACATTATGGTCAAAGGGGGGCGCATCTTTCTTATTGATTTTCAGGGGCTGCGTTTGGGACCAGGGGCCTATGACCTTGCCTCTTTTTTGATTGACCCCTACCAGGGCCTTTCTCAGGGAGAAAGAAACTATTGGCTCAAATATTTTCAAAGGAATTTTTCCCAGGCGCCATCAGAAGAAGAATTTATATGTTTTGCCCTTTTCAGGAATTTTCAAATACTTGGGGCCTTTGCCAAATTGACCCTTTTGGGCAAGACCTGGTTTGCCACATATATCCCACATGCTGTGAAAACCTTAAAAGAGCTTTTGGCCTTTTTTCCTGAAAGCAAACCTTTAAGCGAATTTTTAGCTAAGAATTTCTCTTCTTAG